In the genome of Fimbriimonadaceae bacterium, the window GCCTGACGCACCGTCGCGACCGATGCAAAGAAGGTGGCGCCGGTTGCCAGTCCGTCGTCCACGAGAATCACCGTCCGGTCCTTGAGTGAGGGGAACGGCCGCCCCTGCCGGTAGAGGGCCACACGCCGGGCGACTTCCTTTTGCTGCGTCTGTACGGCGGCCGCCAGGTCTCGATCCGTCAATGAGAGGCCGGAGAGCGCCTCCCGATTCCAGTAGACCGCTCCCGTTTCACTGACCGCCCCCAGCGCATATTCCGGATTGCCGGGCGCGCCGATTTTACGTGTGATCAGCACATCCAGAGGCAGATGCAGCGCCAGACTCAATTGATAGGCTACTGCCACCCCTCCGCGCGGGAGCGCGAGCAGGATCGCCGCAGGATCGTTTCGGTATGCGGCTAATTCCTGTGCGAGCAGTTCGCCGGCTTCTTCACGGTTCTTGAACATGTCGCGTGCCCCTTATTCGCCTGTGTCGCACGGTGTGTCAGTCTTGTGCTGTCTACCAGAGCCCGCTGGTCACTCCCACG includes:
- a CDS encoding phosphoribosyltransferase, with amino-acid sequence MFKNREEAGELLAQELAAYRNDPAAILLALPRGGVAVAYQLSLALHLPLDVLITRKIGAPGNPEYALGAVSETGAVYWNREALSGLSLTDRDLAAAVQTQQKEVARRVALYRQGRPFPSLKDRTVILVDDGLATGATFFASVATVRQAHPRRVIGAVPVGPHSTVEQARAIVDQLVVLRTPDPFYAVGNFYREFEQVEDREVLQYLNLAEEAFVSRS